From a single Endozoicomonas euniceicola genomic region:
- a CDS encoding aspartate-semialdehyde dehydrogenase: MNKLFDVVVYDAGSLNGEALLTLLNERVFPVGNLYAIAESPEPDAVVSFQDQDVDVLKAEGFEFVDADLLILPAGCKASDELISRATESGCLVIDGRLGSQAGPLMMPGINEDQLDSARDNKVVVVPSSPAALMLPVLKPLEEALGIDSVSVTVCQSVSNLGNDGINELRKQTIELLNGKPVSGGRMAFNLLPQVGDLNSQGISSQEQGLINELLEGLGSEDVRINPTCVRVPVFFGDSLSIQLELDRPFDAATVRELLTGLQGVELTTEDDHPTVETVAGNDSIVVGRIRQQTAFAGQLALWLVADPIRRAAINAIDMAEILLKDFLK, encoded by the coding sequence ATGAACAAACTGTTCGATGTAGTGGTGTATGATGCGGGTAGCCTGAATGGTGAAGCCCTGCTGACCCTGCTGAATGAACGTGTGTTTCCGGTAGGGAACCTGTATGCCATTGCCGAAAGTCCGGAGCCTGATGCGGTCGTGAGCTTTCAGGATCAGGATGTCGATGTGCTCAAAGCAGAAGGTTTTGAATTTGTCGATGCCGACCTGCTGATTCTGCCCGCGGGTTGTAAAGCTTCTGATGAACTGATCAGCAGGGCAACAGAGTCCGGGTGCCTGGTTATTGATGGGCGTTTGGGCAGCCAGGCCGGGCCGCTGATGATGCCGGGGATCAATGAAGACCAGCTGGACAGTGCCAGAGACAATAAGGTGGTGGTTGTGCCATCCAGCCCGGCAGCGCTGATGCTGCCGGTTCTTAAGCCTCTGGAAGAAGCGCTGGGCATTGACTCGGTCAGTGTCACGGTGTGCCAGTCGGTATCGAACCTGGGTAATGACGGCATTAATGAACTGCGCAAACAGACCATTGAACTGTTAAACGGTAAGCCGGTTTCCGGTGGTCGCATGGCGTTTAACCTGTTGCCGCAGGTAGGAGATCTGAACAGCCAGGGTATATCTTCCCAGGAACAGGGTCTTATTAATGAACTGTTAGAGGGGCTCGGCAGTGAAGACGTGCGGATTAATCCAACCTGCGTCCGGGTTCCGGTGTTTTTTGGAGATAGTCTGTCGATTCAGCTGGAACTGGACAGGCCGTTCGATGCCGCCACCGTCAGAGAGTTGCTTACGGGTCTTCAGGGGGTAGAGTTAACGACAGAGGATGACCATCCAACCGTTGAAACCGTTGCCGGAAACGACAGCATTGTGGTGGGAAGAATTCGCCAACAGACGGCATTTGCCGGGCAACTGGCATTGTGGCTGGTAGCCGACCCGATAAGACGTGCAGCGATAAACGCCATTGACATGGCCGAAATATTGCTAAAAGACTTTTTAAAATGA
- the asd gene encoding aspartate-semialdehyde dehydrogenase, producing MKKVGLVGWRGMVGSVLMERMLEENDFASIDPVFFTTSQHGQPGPDVGKPVQPLQDAFSIDALREMDIIISCQGGDYTSKVFQPLRNSGWDGYWVDAASSLRMNDDSVIVLDPVNRHVVDQALESGVKNYIGGNCTVSLMLMAVGGLFREGLVRWISAMTYQAASGAGARNMRELINQMGCIRDNVASELADPASAILDIDRKTSDLLRSSDLPQSEFGVPLAGSLIPYIDKQLENGQSREEWKAQSETNKILGLYNGGIIPIDGVCVRIGAMRCHSQALTLKLNRDIPIADIESIIAESNDWVSVVPNDREATMQQLTPASVTGKLDIPVGRLRKLNMGNQYLSAFTVGDQLLWGAAEPLRRMLNILT from the coding sequence ATGAAAAAGGTAGGACTTGTCGGCTGGCGGGGCATGGTTGGCTCTGTGTTGATGGAGCGCATGCTCGAAGAGAATGATTTTGCCAGTATTGATCCGGTGTTTTTCACCACCTCACAACATGGACAGCCGGGCCCGGATGTCGGTAAACCGGTGCAGCCGTTGCAGGATGCCTTCTCCATCGACGCATTACGGGAGATGGACATTATTATTTCCTGTCAGGGGGGCGACTATACCAGCAAAGTGTTTCAGCCTTTGCGTAACAGTGGCTGGGACGGCTACTGGGTTGATGCCGCGTCTTCACTGCGAATGAATGACGACAGTGTTATCGTTCTGGACCCGGTTAACCGCCATGTGGTGGATCAGGCTCTGGAATCGGGTGTGAAAAACTATATTGGTGGTAACTGCACCGTCAGCCTGATGTTAATGGCTGTAGGCGGGCTGTTCCGTGAAGGGCTGGTACGCTGGATCAGTGCCATGACGTACCAGGCAGCCAGTGGAGCCGGTGCGCGCAATATGCGTGAGCTGATCAACCAGATGGGCTGCATTCGTGACAATGTTGCCAGTGAACTGGCAGACCCTGCCAGCGCTATTCTCGATATCGACCGCAAAACCTCGGACCTGCTGCGCAGTAGTGATCTGCCTCAGAGTGAATTTGGTGTGCCACTGGCAGGAAGTCTGATCCCTTATATTGATAAACAGCTGGAGAATGGCCAGAGCCGGGAAGAGTGGAAGGCGCAGTCGGAAACCAACAAAATTCTGGGTTTATACAACGGTGGCATTATTCCCATTGATGGCGTGTGTGTTCGCATTGGAGCCATGCGCTGCCACAGTCAGGCACTGACCCTGAAACTGAACCGGGATATCCCGATCGCTGATATTGAAAGCATTATTGCTGAATCAAACGACTGGGTATCGGTTGTGCCCAATGACCGTGAAGCGACCATGCAACAGCTGACGCCTGCATCGGTGACGGGCAAGCTGGATATTCCGGTAGGCCGTTTGCGCAAGCTGAATATGGGCAATCAGTATCTGTCAGCCTTTACCGTGGGTGACCAACTGTTGTGGGGGGCTGCTGAGCCTCTACGGCGGATGTTGAATATTCTTACCTGA
- the leuB gene encoding 3-isopropylmalate dehydrogenase, whose protein sequence is MSRQILCLPGDGIGPEIVTEALKVLEAVKQRFNLDIEVSHGLVGGAAIDAEGTPLPAETLKQAKQSDAILFGAVGGPKWDDLPMTNRPEKGLLGLRSELDLFANLRPAILFPQLAEASSLKAELVAGLDILIVRELTGGIYFGEPRGVRTLDNGEREGYNTYVYRESEIKRIAKVAFEAAQKRNGRLCSVDKSNVLEVTALWRELVSGMADDYRDVELSHMYVDNATMQLVRQPKQFDVIVTGNMFGDILSDCAAMLTGSIGMLPSASLNEKNQGMYEPVHGSAPDIAGQGKANPLAQILSLAMLLRYSLGETAAADAIEQAVGDVLDQGLRTGDIASEGCRLVSTAQMGDAVVNYLQRD, encoded by the coding sequence ATGAGTCGTCAGATTTTATGTCTGCCCGGTGATGGTATTGGCCCTGAAATTGTGACAGAAGCACTGAAAGTGCTGGAGGCTGTCAAACAACGTTTCAATTTGGATATTGAAGTCAGCCACGGTCTGGTGGGCGGTGCTGCTATTGATGCAGAAGGTACGCCTCTGCCCGCTGAAACTCTGAAGCAGGCAAAGCAGTCCGATGCCATTCTGTTTGGTGCCGTAGGTGGTCCGAAATGGGATGATCTGCCTATGACCAACCGCCCGGAGAAAGGTTTGCTGGGGTTGCGTTCAGAGCTGGACCTGTTCGCCAACCTGCGGCCAGCTATTCTGTTTCCGCAACTGGCAGAGGCTTCGAGCCTGAAAGCGGAGCTGGTGGCGGGGCTGGATATTTTGATTGTCCGGGAGCTGACCGGCGGTATTTATTTTGGTGAGCCCCGTGGTGTCCGGACTCTGGATAATGGTGAGCGGGAAGGGTATAACACCTACGTTTATCGTGAGTCCGAGATCAAGCGTATTGCTAAAGTAGCGTTTGAAGCGGCGCAGAAGCGCAATGGACGACTCTGTTCGGTTGATAAGTCCAATGTTCTGGAAGTAACGGCGCTCTGGCGTGAGCTGGTGTCCGGCATGGCCGATGATTACAGGGATGTTGAGCTGAGCCATATGTATGTGGATAACGCCACCATGCAGCTGGTGCGCCAGCCAAAGCAGTTTGACGTGATTGTAACGGGCAATATGTTTGGCGATATCCTCAGCGACTGCGCCGCCATGTTAACGGGTTCTATCGGTATGCTGCCGTCTGCCTCGCTGAATGAAAAAAATCAAGGCATGTATGAACCCGTACACGGTTCTGCCCCTGATATTGCCGGACAGGGTAAGGCGAATCCTCTGGCGCAGATACTGTCGCTGGCGATGCTGCTGCGTTATTCTCTGGGCGAAACTGCGGCTGCGGATGCCATTGAGCAGGCTGTAGGCGATGTGCTGGATCAGGGATTGCGGACAGGGGATATAGCATCGGAAGGCTGTCGTCTGGTCAGTACGGCGCAAATGGGTGATGCAGTGGTTAATTACCTGCAGCGAGACTGA
- the leuD gene encoding 3-isopropylmalate dehydratase small subunit: MKAFTVHQGIVAPLDRVNVDTDMIIPKQFLKSIKRTGFGPNLFDELRYLDEGQPGQDCSQRPLNEAFVLNQPRYHETSVLLARQNFGCGSSREHAPWALDDFGIRCVIAPSFAEIFYNNCFKNGLLPVVLSEQQVDQLFTLVANNEGYQLTIDLKRQVVVLEDGQEMSFTVDEFRRDCLLRGLDDIGLTLQESDAIKAFEQKHNESQPWLFA; this comes from the coding sequence ATGAAAGCATTTACTGTTCATCAGGGTATTGTGGCACCGCTGGATCGTGTCAATGTCGATACCGATATGATTATTCCCAAACAGTTTCTCAAGTCTATCAAGCGCACCGGCTTTGGCCCCAATCTGTTTGATGAGTTGCGTTATCTGGATGAAGGTCAACCCGGTCAGGATTGCAGTCAGCGCCCTTTAAATGAAGCCTTTGTACTGAATCAACCCCGTTATCACGAAACCTCGGTGTTGCTGGCTCGCCAGAACTTTGGCTGTGGCTCCAGTCGTGAACATGCGCCCTGGGCGCTGGATGACTTCGGTATTCGCTGCGTCATTGCCCCCAGCTTTGCCGAGATTTTTTATAATAACTGTTTCAAAAATGGCCTGCTGCCTGTTGTCCTGTCTGAACAGCAGGTTGATCAACTGTTCACTCTGGTGGCAAACAATGAAGGCTATCAGTTAACCATTGATCTGAAACGACAGGTTGTGGTGCTGGAAGATGGTCAGGAAATGTCGTTTACAGTGGATGAATTTCGCCGTGACTGTCTGCTGCGTGGATTGGACGACATTGGTTTAACGTTGCAGGAAAGTGATGCCATTAAGGCGTTTGAGCAAAAACATAATGAATCGCAGCCGTGGCTGTTTGCTTAG
- the leuC gene encoding 3-isopropylmalate dehydratase large subunit produces the protein MSGKTLYDKLWDSHLVKQREDGSALIYIDRHLLHEVTSPQAFEGLRLAGRQPWRTGANLATPDHNVPTTKVERKSGIDGIADPISRIQVQTLDENCIDFGITQFDMQDRRQGIVHVIGPEQGATLPGMTVVCGDSHTSTHGAFGALAHGIGTSEVEHVLATQCLVTKKMKNMLVRVDGELGVGVTAKDVVLAIIGKIGTAGGTGYAIEFDGAVIRTMSMEGRMTVCNMAIEAGARAGMVAVDDTTLEYVKGRPFAPAGEQWERAVSVWSDLHSDGDAVFDQIVILNGEDIKPQVTWGTSPEMVLPVDARVPEADEAEGYARALEYMGLTGGMKISDIPVDRVFIGSCTNSRIEDLREAAAVVKGRKVADTVKEALVVPGSGLIKEQAEQEGLHTIFTEAGLQWREPGCSMCLAMNADKLGAGEHCASTSNRNFEGRQGFGGRTHLVSPAMAAAAAVTGHFTDVRELIEQEV, from the coding sequence ATGTCAGGCAAAACCCTGTACGACAAACTGTGGGACAGTCATCTCGTTAAACAGCGGGAAGACGGTTCCGCCCTGATTTACATCGACCGTCATCTGCTCCATGAGGTCACTTCGCCACAGGCCTTTGAAGGACTGCGCCTGGCAGGGCGTCAGCCCTGGCGAACCGGTGCCAACCTGGCGACACCAGACCACAATGTCCCCACCACAAAAGTGGAACGTAAAAGTGGTATTGATGGCATTGCTGACCCGATTTCCAGAATTCAGGTACAAACACTCGATGAGAACTGTATTGACTTCGGTATTACTCAGTTTGATATGCAGGATCGCCGTCAGGGTATTGTCCATGTCATTGGTCCTGAACAGGGGGCGACCCTGCCGGGCATGACCGTTGTCTGTGGAGATTCTCATACCTCAACCCATGGCGCTTTTGGTGCCTTGGCTCACGGCATTGGCACATCTGAAGTTGAGCATGTACTGGCAACCCAGTGCCTGGTAACCAAAAAAATGAAAAATATGCTGGTACGGGTTGATGGTGAACTGGGTGTTGGTGTCACCGCTAAAGATGTGGTGCTGGCTATCATCGGTAAAATAGGTACAGCGGGTGGTACGGGTTACGCCATTGAATTTGACGGTGCAGTGATTCGCACTATGAGTATGGAAGGCCGTATGACCGTCTGCAATATGGCGATTGAAGCGGGTGCCCGGGCCGGTATGGTGGCGGTGGATGATACCACTCTGGAATACGTCAAAGGTCGTCCGTTTGCTCCGGCGGGTGAGCAGTGGGAGCGGGCGGTATCCGTATGGTCTGATCTGCACTCTGATGGCGATGCGGTGTTTGACCAGATCGTGATTCTGAACGGTGAAGATATTAAACCTCAGGTCACCTGGGGAACCTCTCCGGAAATGGTTCTGCCGGTTGATGCCCGTGTACCGGAAGCGGATGAGGCAGAAGGTTATGCCCGTGCGCTGGAATACATGGGGCTGACCGGTGGTATGAAAATCAGCGATATTCCGGTTGATCGTGTATTTATCGGTTCCTGCACTAACTCCCGGATTGAAGACCTGCGAGAGGCGGCAGCTGTCGTTAAAGGGCGTAAAGTGGCCGACACGGTGAAAGAAGCGCTGGTGGTGCCAGGCTCAGGACTGATCAAGGAACAGGCTGAACAGGAAGGTTTGCACACCATCTTTACGGAAGCCGGGCTTCAGTGGCGTGAACCGGGCTGCTCCATGTGTCTGGCCATGAATGCTGACAAGCTGGGCGCTGGTGAACACTGTGCCTCCACATCAAACCGTAACTTTGAAGGTCGACAGGGCTTTGGTGGCAGAACGCACCTGGTCAGTCCGGCGATGGCGGCGGCCGCTGCGGTGACAGGGCATTTCACTGATGTTCGTGAATTGATAGAGCAGGAGGTTTAA
- a CDS encoding LysR family transcriptional regulator has translation MDIPSLTAFLTVAECGSFSLAAKQLHLTQPAVSKRIASLEQQLGTSLFDRKNTTGSRRTHLNEAGRTLLPKASQMLELMKDTRQQINNLKTQIKGPLSLATSHHIGLRRLPNILKHFASTYPDVTLDIKFVDSEAAYELLHRGEVELGLITLAPVNPDNILSRKLWNDPLVFMASREHPLAQIKETVSPKALSQHQAVLPGVRTFTYRLVQNLFDQQGLTLQTAMSSNYLETIRMLTAIGIAWSILPKSMLEDDLTELKTGFQPPVRELGYIRHEYRTLSNAARAFLELLDNTQSEVTITETLS, from the coding sequence ATGGATATCCCCAGCCTTACTGCTTTTCTAACGGTCGCAGAATGCGGATCATTTTCACTGGCTGCCAAACAGTTGCATCTGACCCAGCCAGCAGTCAGTAAACGTATTGCCAGTCTTGAGCAGCAGTTGGGTACGTCCCTGTTTGACCGGAAGAACACCACTGGCAGCCGTCGCACTCACCTGAATGAAGCTGGTCGAACGTTATTGCCTAAAGCCAGTCAGATGCTTGAGTTAATGAAGGATACACGACAACAGATAAATAACCTGAAGACCCAGATCAAAGGACCATTAAGTTTAGCCACCAGTCATCATATCGGCTTACGGCGACTACCGAATATATTGAAGCACTTTGCCAGCACCTATCCGGACGTAACACTGGATATTAAATTTGTCGACTCTGAAGCCGCCTATGAACTGTTGCACAGGGGGGAAGTTGAACTGGGTCTTATTACTCTTGCACCCGTTAATCCGGATAACATTCTTTCCCGCAAACTCTGGAATGACCCACTGGTGTTTATGGCCAGCCGGGAGCACCCGCTGGCGCAGATCAAAGAAACGGTTTCCCCCAAAGCACTCAGTCAGCATCAGGCCGTATTGCCAGGTGTCAGGACCTTTACCTACCGACTGGTACAAAACCTGTTCGATCAACAGGGCCTTACCCTGCAAACCGCCATGTCATCGAATTACCTGGAAACCATTCGCATGCTGACGGCCATTGGCATCGCCTGGAGTATATTGCCAAAATCTATGCTGGAAGATGATCTGACAGAACTGAAAACCGGCTTTCAACCGCCGGTCAGGGAGTTAGGCTACATCCGACACGAGTACAGAACCCTGTCGAATGCAGCCAGAGCCTTTCTTGAACTGCTGGACAACACTCAGAGCGAAGTGACGATCACCGAAACATTATCCTGA
- a CDS encoding PP2C family serine/threonine-protein phosphatase, whose product MMIQPGNGFPSARQAFAENVKELQKLSKWVSDSPEASLRLEDGHFKTGDVGKWRGRALSVAAFFMPFLRNYVDKTLTSYSLETIAQQEAAVKHLKKILVNSNKKTTSLSERKVISVEKAMQFIQSPASRSTAPEDSWVLPPTLSSGWRVSSKDTPDMEQLQVNMKLEYRVYTSSDEVQTKLETEQTAAVQQQGEMAQHFEKLQATAASGGKITEFEDSRLLDFKEKSDSRIKGETVGDLNAQDTKGSIPLDSYRYSDINEEDPDKAVKVFDRSSDFYTETETDSGVAHCTGRRKSMDDAVLCTRFKVQTQAGEVEIKLTGVFDGHGDGGDVASGFAKDNIVHHLKKRLEADNPESLDDLRIMNTLKLAFVDTGNSFIPPEGKAECGTTANVVLQIDDNLWTANVGDSRAVLLDPEGRVMQLSEDAKPTDDRYKKAIEKRGGYVDGRGRLNGSARVAGDLGGHFAYGAMSARPKVVKHRVPPEGWEGYKLVQGCDGLFDVANSDVVGGFVHQSAARQASNAAIAGQLAELAYKSDSQDNVSVIVTSL is encoded by the coding sequence ATGATGATACAACCCGGTAACGGTTTTCCTTCGGCTCGGCAGGCGTTTGCAGAGAATGTTAAAGAGCTGCAAAAACTGTCGAAGTGGGTTTCAGACAGTCCGGAAGCCAGTCTCAGACTTGAGGATGGTCATTTCAAGACAGGTGACGTGGGTAAATGGCGGGGGCGTGCCCTCAGCGTGGCAGCGTTTTTTATGCCGTTTTTAAGAAACTATGTGGATAAAACACTGACCAGCTATAGCCTTGAGACAATAGCTCAGCAAGAGGCAGCGGTTAAGCATCTGAAGAAAATATTGGTGAATTCCAATAAAAAGACAACTTCTCTTTCAGAACGTAAAGTAATCTCTGTCGAAAAAGCCATGCAGTTTATTCAAAGCCCGGCAAGTCGCTCGACAGCTCCCGAAGATAGTTGGGTACTCCCCCCAACACTGTCGAGTGGCTGGCGTGTAAGCTCTAAAGATACCCCGGATATGGAACAGCTTCAGGTTAATATGAAGCTTGAGTACCGGGTTTATACCAGTAGTGATGAAGTGCAGACAAAGCTGGAAACTGAACAGACGGCTGCTGTGCAGCAGCAGGGAGAGATGGCGCAGCACTTTGAAAAGCTTCAGGCAACAGCGGCCTCAGGTGGAAAAATAACCGAATTTGAGGACAGTCGATTGCTGGATTTTAAAGAAAAGTCAGACAGTCGTATAAAAGGAGAAACTGTCGGTGACCTGAATGCTCAGGATACAAAAGGTAGCATTCCCCTGGACTCCTATCGATATTCTGACATTAACGAGGAAGATCCGGACAAAGCCGTAAAAGTGTTTGATCGTTCTTCCGATTTTTATACCGAAACCGAAACGGATTCGGGGGTTGCCCATTGTACCGGGCGCCGGAAAAGCATGGATGATGCTGTTCTCTGTACTCGTTTTAAGGTTCAGACACAAGCGGGTGAAGTGGAAATAAAGCTGACCGGCGTGTTTGATGGTCACGGTGACGGAGGGGATGTTGCTTCCGGGTTTGCCAAGGATAATATCGTACACCACTTGAAAAAACGACTTGAGGCCGATAATCCGGAATCCCTGGATGATTTGCGGATAATGAATACGCTGAAACTGGCCTTTGTGGATACAGGCAATAGTTTTATTCCTCCCGAAGGTAAGGCAGAGTGTGGCACGACTGCCAATGTCGTTTTGCAGATAGATGACAATCTCTGGACTGCTAATGTAGGGGATTCCAGAGCTGTGCTACTTGATCCCGAGGGCAGGGTGATGCAGTTAAGCGAAGACGCCAAACCAACAGATGACCGCTATAAAAAAGCCATAGAGAAGCGCGGTGGATATGTTGATGGCAGGGGGAGGTTAAATGGCAGTGCTCGTGTTGCCGGTGACCTGGGTGGGCATTTTGCCTACGGCGCCATGAGCGCAAGGCCTAAGGTAGTCAAGCACAGAGTGCCACCTGAGGGATGGGAAGGTTATAAACTGGTGCAGGGCTGTGACGGGCTTTTTGATGTCGCCAACAGTGATGTAGTGGGTGGGTTTGTGCATCAGTCTGCTGCCCGGCAAGCCAGTAATGCCGCAATAGCGGGCCAGCTCGCGGAACTGGCTTATAAGTCAGACTCTCAGGATAATGTTTCGGTGATCGTCACTTCGCTCTGA
- the acuI gene encoding acrylyl-CoA reductase (NADPH) yields MFKALVLEQQDKQTLSSIQQLDESALPEGDVLVAVDYSSLNYKDGLAITGKGKIIRDFPMVPGIDFAGTVIESSSSDFSAGDNVVLTGWGVGENHWGGMAEKARVKASQLVKLPAGLDERKAMMIGTAGLTAMLCVMDLEAAGITPEKGEILVTGASGGVGSVAVNLLAELGYDVAAVSGRPENTPMLEALGAKRVIARSEFTDKLRPLDRQYWAGAVDTVGSSVLAKVLSQVNYEGAVAACGLAGGFDLPTTVMPFILRGVKLLGVDSVMCPLAKRNEAWKRLAELLPESYYEAACSEVTLEEVAEKAEAITRGQVTGRTLIRLK; encoded by the coding sequence ATGTTCAAAGCCCTCGTTCTTGAACAACAGGACAAGCAAACCCTGTCTTCCATCCAGCAACTGGATGAATCAGCCTTGCCAGAAGGTGATGTTCTGGTTGCGGTCGATTACTCATCCCTGAACTACAAAGATGGACTCGCCATTACCGGCAAAGGCAAAATTATTCGTGACTTCCCCATGGTTCCGGGCATTGACTTTGCCGGTACGGTTATTGAATCGTCCAGCAGCGACTTCAGCGCAGGTGACAACGTTGTTCTGACCGGCTGGGGCGTTGGTGAGAATCACTGGGGCGGTATGGCAGAAAAGGCCCGTGTTAAGGCCAGCCAGCTGGTTAAACTGCCTGCAGGTCTGGATGAGCGCAAAGCCATGATGATTGGTACAGCAGGTTTAACCGCCATGCTGTGTGTGATGGATCTCGAAGCGGCAGGCATTACTCCGGAAAAAGGTGAAATTCTGGTAACGGGCGCCAGTGGTGGCGTAGGCAGTGTTGCCGTAAACCTGTTGGCAGAACTGGGTTATGACGTGGCGGCCGTTTCCGGTCGTCCGGAAAACACGCCCATGCTGGAAGCACTGGGAGCCAAACGGGTAATAGCCCGATCCGAATTCACCGACAAACTCCGCCCCCTGGATCGCCAGTACTGGGCAGGTGCCGTTGATACCGTCGGCAGCTCGGTGCTGGCCAAGGTACTGTCTCAGGTAAACTACGAGGGTGCGGTGGCAGCCTGCGGCCTGGCTGGCGGTTTTGACCTGCCAACCACGGTTATGCCTTTTATTCTGCGTGGTGTAAAACTGCTGGGCGTTGACTCGGTCATGTGTCCTCTGGCTAAACGCAACGAAGCCTGGAAGCGTCTGGCTGAACTGTTGCCAGAATCCTACTACGAAGCCGCCTGCTCTGAAGTCACCCTGGAAGAGGTGGCGGAAAAGGCTGAGGCCATTACTCGTGGACAGGTGACTGGCCGCACCCTGATTCGTCTGAAGTAA
- a CDS encoding TrkH family potassium uptake protein produces MNIRPVLYVIGLFLTVQSLLMLVPALYDLLIHDPGKYAFLWSAAINLLTGLILCVCCRTKEFSLKARQIFLLTNLTWVTLSGFAALPFWIQLDISYTDAYFETMSAITTTGSTVLSGLDTMNKGILLWRSLLQWLGGIGFIVLAVAVLPFLKVGGMRLFQSESSDWSEKVMPRSGSIAKRIVCIYLGLTVCCAYLFFLGGMNGFEAINHAMTALSTGGFSTSDNSMGQFSNPFIHWTATIFMLLGGLPFVLFVKFLKGDHKALTKNTQVVTFVQFLLLTWAGLSIWLFMYSSYSFWESLTLVAFNTTSVVTTTGYALTDYTLWGGFAATAFFFLTFVGGCSGSTAGGVKIFRFEIGAKLLMIQLKQLAHPRACFVQSYNGQQISSDILRSLIAFSFFFGLLVSLLTLLLSLLGLDLTTSISGAATAVANVGPGLGDIIGPAGNFASLPDSAKWLLSLGMLMGRLEVITVLVLFTPQFWKG; encoded by the coding sequence ATGAACATTCGCCCTGTCCTTTACGTTATCGGCCTCTTTCTGACTGTACAGTCGCTGCTTATGCTGGTGCCGGCGCTGTACGACTTACTCATTCATGACCCCGGCAAGTATGCCTTTCTCTGGTCCGCAGCCATTAATCTGCTGACCGGATTGATTCTATGCGTCTGCTGTCGTACAAAAGAGTTCAGCCTCAAGGCACGCCAAATTTTTCTGCTGACCAATTTAACCTGGGTAACGCTCAGTGGCTTTGCAGCCCTGCCATTCTGGATACAACTGGATATCAGTTACACCGATGCCTACTTCGAAACCATGTCAGCCATTACCACAACCGGTTCCACAGTCCTGTCAGGGCTAGACACCATGAACAAAGGCATACTGCTGTGGCGCTCACTGCTGCAATGGCTGGGCGGGATAGGCTTTATCGTACTCGCTGTTGCAGTACTGCCCTTTCTGAAAGTCGGGGGGATGCGCCTGTTCCAGAGCGAATCGTCTGACTGGTCAGAAAAAGTGATGCCCCGCTCCGGCAGTATTGCCAAACGGATTGTGTGCATCTACCTGGGGTTAACAGTCTGCTGTGCCTACCTGTTTTTTCTGGGTGGCATGAACGGTTTTGAAGCCATCAACCATGCCATGACCGCCCTGTCCACCGGAGGCTTTTCAACCTCGGACAACTCCATGGGGCAGTTTTCCAACCCCTTTATTCACTGGACAGCCACCATTTTTATGTTACTGGGTGGACTGCCCTTTGTACTGTTTGTGAAGTTTTTAAAAGGTGATCACAAAGCCCTTACAAAGAACACCCAGGTCGTCACCTTTGTCCAGTTTCTGCTGTTGACCTGGGCCGGTCTCAGTATCTGGCTATTTATGTATTCCAGCTACAGTTTCTGGGAGTCCCTGACACTGGTTGCCTTTAACACCACATCCGTGGTTACCACGACCGGCTATGCGCTCACGGATTACACCCTCTGGGGCGGCTTTGCTGCAACCGCCTTCTTTTTCCTTACCTTTGTTGGTGGCTGCTCAGGCTCTACGGCCGGTGGCGTGAAGATTTTCCGTTTTGAAATTGGCGCAAAACTGTTAATGATCCAGCTGAAGCAACTGGCACACCCCAGAGCCTGCTTTGTGCAAAGCTACAACGGTCAGCAAATCAGCAGTGATATTTTACGCTCCCTGATCGCCTTCAGTTTTTTCTTTGGCCTGCTGGTGAGCCTGCTGACCCTGCTGTTAAGCCTGCTGGGGCTGGACCTGACCACCAGTATCAGCGGTGCCGCCACGGCCGTTGCCAATGTCGGGCCGGGACTTGGAGACATCATTGGGCCAGCGGGAAATTTCGCCTCTCTTCCTGACTCAGCCAAGTGGTTACTCAGCCTTGGTATGCTAATGGGCAGGCTGGAAGTTATAACGGTACTGGTATTGTTTACACCCCAGTTCTGGAAAGGGTAA